The sequence below is a genomic window from Candidatus Bipolaricaulota bacterium.
TTGAGCATAAATCGCCGGGCGCCATTGGAATCATGCACATTGCCCGGACGATGATGAAGGTCGAAAAATTGTCCGGTTTGGGCTACGGTACAAAACAGAGGATAGTAACTCCGGGCACCTTTTTTGACCTTATTGAAACCTACAGATGTACCTTCTGCGTGTCCTTTGGTAGATTGGACAGTACCATCAAAATCCAAAGTCAGTCGGGGCAGTCGTTCGCGTTGGAGTCCCTCAATTACCATTGATCGAGACAACTGGCGTACATTTTCGACACCTTCGGTTTCCATCTGGGAAAGCGCTCTTGAAATTGTGGAAACATCAGGAAGTTTTCGCAAGCCCA
It includes:
- a CDS encoding transposase, translated to MKSSKAQITAKFHKIPMIRFEDQQLTSFSGLLIFQLLFKRIDLKQRLKKCFSHLKISPVFGRHLIVQLIIVHILIGFRRLREVDYYRDDPVVLRLMGLRKLPDVSTISRALSQMETEGVENVRQLSRSMVIEGLQRERLPRLTLDFDGTVQSTKGHAEGTSVGFNKVKKGARSYYPLFCTVAQTGQFFDLHHRPGNVHDSNGARRFML